In Hermetia illucens chromosome 5, iHerIll2.2.curated.20191125, whole genome shotgun sequence, a single window of DNA contains:
- the LOC119658489 gene encoding uncharacterized protein LOC119658489 yields the protein MFNQYMKIENITMEAGTLTRLIKGQSDFHVYPLHIKMLAEVISEVVKRGELIPDTLNIITLYEKYIKLKFLIFRGEKMNQDLTNVSVTVDMEDIYPYYLEEHEILALHTFFSEEELRQFYGTKLKDETVKYKQILKKVQAGKQKYGIVFVIDSNDVQFIHRTFTEYFVAGFLVKVLVKPERVKKNVSELFLNEMMDKERFIDTLNFVDKWMELNLHGEIFQNGIFDELTSWNLKPGSVLRVINICRTRRANSFGIRKYLFFLLMSCCEFVTFNLFLSLSKSDIELQHKFIYMLQADLNWSTKFWISLPTITARYCSALVQTDDEYATYNWKSSSCCTYEKLYYPELKEAISKWESDCLEPPAYMQEDALHFAVEKGNMNLCKILCKKIFLLLNHVTKNGDAVLHRSCKFRHRKMLMFLIDAMQMNNSFDASKIITARNRNGETLLHIAAQTMPDVVSDLLKHNISVFGVDIYGKTAFDYACIYCDEKTIQMLSEKVIDNVESNMPQTLLGVKTILYQVARSFDGSEPHMQVFSQCQMQMQCLLSDWPHENRLAEVNSSADSLNVSYIHQFASIIQQPFGVPFFRYNRRVSKSDPTSKHHAACVSSLVLWLRMLDNKNRDTVLHCAAYSGNAALCEWVLQLPYMARNSPRQICVNVENECGETPLHAATLGSVEVLETLQKHGANLNAKDNLGQSVLHHAAFHGREDMCVWLVKANADPSCQTKSGVTVLHAAAQSGNLKLVEWLVEKVHLSILEVAEKSRSNILHFAAASGNRDLCEWLLTRLPQTNKSIINDRNNDGLTPLLNAAKYGDISMLDLLMENGAKLCFAETPAFSGVFLRNPILLNWLWTQIKNSFCFLDGIDRESELLKLIEEPCNHQFNRWLLSAALKNGPHNNLVDYIKSHSPVLNGTRKFLRISTDISSSWINDLPISVLMRQLASYSFELFERAISTNVLTDCCDENGRTIVHHACLQGRLDIYKWLTENHICAYVPPAEMEDVPSVLHDAATSGNLELLQYVYDQTNANLLECTANGKSIYHCAAHSGNMNLLKWCLDKTCNSSEEQRNALQKTDTQGRSLLHYAAAAGRMEMSRWLCTLHFEGKVSLNFWDRDSSSILQDASKSGNLQLCQYFVNLGFDLADSNIHGDTAPSIAIINGYPALYEWFAMQENHDATNSSNPRELSVNNTLWKPSANFPYFFCIPCIIDDIENCKSMAESTCTHQPLKGRISPERFILSDWYSRRLTITPGENKLWNEDPRITMDEIYEQFVLPFVEDEMKICQFLLCKYSSSKSILQKHLKFLINETEDNFEFRQHILDKLDESYIAFAENTGMSGTSLLITQTKEGGIILLRESIDPYRSLNAPKKENYGFGSTLELCNSLMRRGLWTGDGNSESTIHLAAARNYLNICKLLLYSISSTDEFKARPSIQLVTATKQASELLKLLNLYASRYCQSSASQA from the coding sequence ATGTTTAATCAATACATGAAGATCGAAAACATCACAATGGAAGCAGGTACATTAACTAGACTCATAAAAGGACAAAGTGACTTCCACGTCTATCCTCTTCATATAAAAATGCTGGCTGAAGTGATTAGTGAAGTTGTCAAACGAGGCGAATTAATACCTGATACCTTGAATATTATCACGTTATATGAGAAATATATCAAACTAAAGTTCCTCATATTCCGAGGAGAGAAAATGAATCAAGATCTAACCAATGTTTCCGTCACTGtcgacatggaggatatctacCCGTACTATTTAGAAGAGCACGAGATTCTTGCACTGCATACATTCTTTAGCGAAGAAGAACTAAGACAGTTTTacggaaccaaattaaaggacGAGACagtcaaatataaacaaattttaaagaaagtcCAAGCTGGGAAACAAAAATATGGAATTGTTTTCGTGATAGACAGCAATGATGTCCAGTTTATCCACCGCACTTTTACTGAATATTTCGTGGCGGGCTTTCTCGTTAAAGTACTAGTGAAGCCTGAAAGAGTTAAGAAAAATGTGTCCGAATTATTTCTAAATGAAATGATGGACAAAGAAAGATTTATCGATACCTTGAACTTTGTTGATAAATGGATGGAATTAAATTTGCACggtgaaatttttcaaaacgGAATTTTCGACGAGTTGACAAGTTGGAATCTGAAACCAGGATCAGTTCTACGAGTCATAAACATTTGCCGAACCCGGCGTGCTAATTCCTTCGGAAttagaaaatatcttttttttctcttgATGTCTTGCTGCGAATTCGTCACTTTTAATTTGTTCCTTTCTTTATCGAAATCAGATATAGAATTGCAACACAAATTTATCTACATGTTACAAGCTGACCTCAATTGGAGTACCAAATTTTGGATATCATTGCCCACTATAACTGCTCGTTACTGCAGCGCGCTCGTTCAGACAGATGACGAGTATGCTACATATAACTGGAAATCTTCGAGTTGTTGTACGTATGAGAAGTTATATTATCCAGAACTTAAAGAAGCCATATCAAAGTGGGAGAGTGATTGTTTGGAGCCTCCAGCATATATGCAAGAAGATGCGCTCCACTTTGCAGTTGAAAAGGGGAACATGAACCTTTGCAAAATACTGTGCAAGAAAATCTTTTTGTTACTCAATCACGTGACCAAAAATGGCGATGCAGTTTTACATCGGTCTTGTAAGTTTCGACATCGCAAAATGCTGATGTTCCTCATTGATGCTATGCAGATGAATAACAGTTTCGACGCTTCCAAAATTATCACCGCCCGAAACAGAAACGGTGAGACCCTATTGCATATTGCAGCACAAACCATGCCTGACGTAGTTTCTGATTTACTAAAGCATAATATAAGCGTTTTCGGCGTTGATATTTATGGAAAGACTGCATTTGACTACGCCTGCATTTACTGTGATGAGAAAACTATACAAATGCTATCAGAGAAAGTGATTGACAATGTGGAGTCGAATATGCCACAAACACTGCTTGGTGTGAAAACTATTTTGTACCAGGTCGCGCGAAGCTTTGATGGATCCGAACCCCATATGCAAGTATTTTCTCAATGCCAGATGCAAATGCAGTGTCTTCTTAGTGATTGGCCACATGAAAATAGGTTGGCAGAAGTCAACAGTAGTGCGGATTCACTGAACGTGAGCTACATTCACCAATTCGCTTCTATTATTCAGCAGCCATTTGGCGTTCCTTTCTTCCGCTACAATAGACGTGTATCAAAAAGTGATCCTACGTCAAAACATCATGCAGCATGTGTGAGCAGTTTGGTGCTTTGGTTGCGAATGCTAGACAACAAGAACAGAGACACAGTGTTACATTGTGCTGCCTATTCTGGAAATGCGGCATTATGTGAATGGGTCCTCCAGTTGCCTTACATGGCCCGGAATTCACCACGTCAAATATGCGTAAATGTCGAAAATGAATGTGGTGAAACGCCTTTGCATGCCGCCACACTAGGCAGTGTTGAGGTTTTAGAAACCCTACAAAAACACGGTGCGAACCTTAATGCAAAAGACAACCTGGGGCAAAGCGTCTTGCACCATGCCGCTTTTCATGGACGGGAGGACATGTGTGTGTGGCTAGTGAAGGCCAACGCTGACCCGTCATGTCAAACGAAATCTGGTGTGACTGTCCTGCACGCAGCTGCGCAGTCAGGCAATTTAAAACTAGTTGAATGGTTGGTAGAAAAAGTTCACCTGAGCATTTTAGAAGTTGCGGAAAAGAGCCGTAGCAACATCCTTCATTTCGCTGCAGCCTCTGGTAACCGAGACCTGTGCGAATGGCTTTTAACGCGCCTTCCGCAAACAAATAAGTCTATCATTAACGACAGGAATAATGATGGACTCACTCCTCTTCTAAATGCCGCAAAATATGGTGACATTAGTATGCTGGATTTATTGATGGAAAATGGCGCCAAACTCTGTTTTGCGGAAACACCAGCGTTTTCAGGGGTATTTCTTAGAAATCCAATTCTATTGAATTGGTTGTGGACACAAATTAAAAACTCCTTTTGCTTTTTGGACGGCATAGATAGGGAATCAGAACTTCTCAAGTTAATTGAAGAACCATGTAATCACCAATTTAACCGCTGGTTATTATCCGCAGCTCTGAAGAACGGTCCACACAATAACCTAGTAGACTACATTAAATCACATAGCCCAGTACTTAATGGTACCCGCAAATTTTTGAGGATTTCAACTGATATCTCAAGTAGTTGGATCAACGACCTCCCCATAAGTGTACTTATGCGGCAATTGGCGAGCTATAGTTTCGAATTATTCGAAAGAGCGATCAGTACCAACGTTCTCACTGACTGCTGCGATGAAAATGGTCGTACCATTGTACACCACGCCTGCCTGCAAGGCCGTTTGGATATCTACAAATGGCTAACAGAAAATCATATTTGCGCGTATGTGCCGCCTGCCGAAATGGAAGACGTTCCATCAGTTCTACACGACGCAGCGACATCAGGAAATCTCGAACTCCTTCAATATGTGTATGATCAAACAAACGCGAATTTGCTTGAATGTACTGCGAATGGGAAAAGCATTTACCATTGCGCTGCACATTCTGGCAATATGAATCTTCTGAAGTGGTGTCTAGATAAGACATGTAATTCCTCCGAAGAACAACGAAATGCTCTTCAAAAGACAGATACACAAGGTCGTTCCCTTTTGCACTATGCAGCTGCAGCTGGTAGAATGGAAATGAGTCGATGGTTATGCACCCTACATTTTGAAGGCAAAGTATCTTTAAATTTCTGGGATAGAGATTCATCGAGCATCCTGCAAGATGCGTCCAAATCAGGAAACTTGCAGCTGTGCCAATATTTTGTGAATCTTGGCTTTGATCTTGCTGATAGTAATATACATGGTGATACAGCTCCTAGTATTGCTATTATAAATGGTTATCCCGCGCTTTATGAATGGTTTGCAATGCAGGAAAACCACGACGCAACCAACTCATCGAATCCTCGTGAACTTAGTGTAAACAACACTCTGTGGAAGCCTTCTGCTAATTTTCCGTATTTTTTCTGCATTCCATGCATAATAGACGACATTGAAAATTGCAAGAGCATGGCGGAATCTACTTGTACACATCAACCCCTTAAAGGTCGAATATCGCCAGAGAGATTTATTTTAAGTGACTGGTACTCACGGCGCTTGACAATAACACCTGGCGAAAATAAACTTTGGAATGAAGACCCGCGCATTACCAtggacgaaatttatgaacaaTTTGTATTACCGTTTGTTGaagatgaaatgaaaatatgtcAGTTTCTATTATgtaaatattcatcatcaaaatCCATTCTACAGAAGCATTTAAAGTTTCTCATTAACGAAACTGAAGACAATTTCGAGTTTCGTCAGCATATTCTTGACAAGCTTGATGAGAGTTATATAGCTTTCGCAGAAAACACTGGGATGAGCGGCACTTCTTTGTTAATAACCCAAACTAAAGAAGGCGGCATTATTCTACTCAGAGAGAGTATTGATCCTTATCGTTCGCttaatgctcccaaaaaagagAATTATGGCTTTGGAAGTACCCTTGAGCTATGTAATTCGTTAATGCGAAGGGGCTTGTGGACCGGAGACGGAAATAGTGAGTCCACTATTCACTTGGCGGCAGCCCGTAATTACTTGAATATTTGTAAACTGCTATTATATTCCATCTCTTCAACTGACGAATTTAAAGCGAGGCCTTCGATACAACTAGTCACTGCAACCAAGCAAGCTTCTGAGTTGCTCAAGCTACTAAACTTATACGCTAGCCGATATTGCCAAAGTAGCGCAAGTCAAGCATGA